One genomic segment of Bacteroides caccae includes these proteins:
- a CDS encoding ABC transporter permease: MIKHYLKVAFRNLAKYKVQSIVSILGLAVGFVCFALSTLWIRYEMTYDTFHEGAERIYLVRAHYAHEPGKISNSTPYPLADYLQKGNPEIEAMASTSVQKVKFRVKDTEKDVVSAAADSVLMNFFNIRVLRGTVNFLKGTNGEIAITEEFSKRIFGEEEALGREVEVSGHASKVGAIVSGWSSHSNIPYSILTSARHYTQWGSANENLFVRIRKGTNGEEFQKKIAALRINDIEKENELGELLLTPLSALRYSGYVSREDTVITFSYILYFSLAGGLVIICSLFNYLTLYISRLYMRRREMALRKVNGAGNKDLFVQLTVELLIVQFIALVAGLFFIEIYMSRFLEFTRIAPNSYYGEILVYLFIVIALSLLLAQIPLYHFRRRTLQDAVKGKVSVNRPYAFRKFGIVIQLIVSLVFIFCTVVIMKQIYFLKHTDLGMERHNIANVALWRGDIKQWGGKIAALPMVTEVLPPRYFPIIPTGPMMYAEMNHWEDMSEAVEEPITVGIMPAMKDFFDFYDLKLIEGELLSEKNAPNDIVIDENTLRIFGWNQGVGKTLGYEKDGKILHSYRVVGVVRNFCYQPPTSIPGCIALQQPQAQNYLLFRASILFKFEEGSWRECRKAIEAMHKEDFPNAYLRLFNEEEEYDKYLRSESALMKLLTFVSLVCILISLFGIFSLVTLSCEQRRKEIAIRRVNGAQVYHILHLFFREYLLLLATAVIIAFPVGYVLMKQWIDRYVRQTPIEVWIYVAIFGIIGFFILLCIGCQVWKAVLQNPAEVIKNE; this comes from the coding sequence ATGATAAAACATTATCTAAAAGTAGCTTTCCGCAATCTGGCGAAATATAAGGTGCAAAGCATTGTGAGTATTTTAGGATTGGCAGTAGGCTTTGTATGCTTTGCATTGTCTACTTTGTGGATTCGTTATGAAATGACTTATGATACTTTTCACGAAGGTGCGGAACGTATTTATCTGGTGCGTGCACATTATGCACATGAACCTGGTAAGATATCCAATTCTACTCCTTATCCTTTAGCTGATTATTTACAGAAAGGTAATCCGGAAATAGAGGCAATGGCTTCTACTTCCGTACAGAAAGTTAAATTTCGTGTGAAGGATACTGAGAAGGATGTTGTGTCGGCTGCTGCAGATTCTGTTTTGATGAACTTTTTTAATATACGAGTATTAAGAGGAACAGTGAACTTCTTGAAGGGAACCAATGGGGAAATTGCTATAACAGAAGAATTTTCTAAAAGGATATTTGGAGAGGAAGAGGCATTGGGTCGGGAGGTAGAGGTTAGTGGACATGCTTCTAAAGTTGGAGCAATCGTGAGTGGCTGGTCTTCTCATTCCAATATTCCATATAGTATATTAACTTCTGCCAGACATTATACACAATGGGGGAGTGCGAATGAAAACTTATTTGTTCGCATTCGTAAGGGGACAAATGGGGAAGAATTTCAGAAAAAAATTGCTGCTCTCCGTATCAATGATATTGAGAAGGAAAATGAATTGGGAGAGCTATTATTGACCCCGCTATCGGCTTTACGCTATTCCGGTTATGTATCTCGGGAAGATACCGTGATTACTTTTAGCTATATCTTATATTTTTCATTAGCCGGTGGATTGGTCATTATCTGTTCGTTATTTAATTATTTGACTCTCTATATCAGTCGGTTATATATGCGTAGGCGTGAAATGGCACTTCGCAAAGTGAATGGAGCAGGTAATAAAGATTTGTTTGTTCAGTTGACCGTTGAACTATTGATTGTTCAGTTTATAGCTTTGGTAGCCGGATTGTTCTTTATTGAAATATATATGTCCCGTTTCCTCGAGTTCACACGAATAGCTCCCAACTCTTATTATGGAGAGATTTTAGTATATCTGTTTATTGTGATAGCTTTGTCTCTTTTGTTGGCTCAGATACCACTATATCATTTTCGTCGCCGAACTTTGCAAGACGCTGTCAAAGGGAAAGTTTCAGTAAACAGACCGTATGCTTTCCGTAAGTTCGGGATTGTTATACAATTGATAGTCAGTCTTGTTTTCATATTCTGTACAGTGGTTATAATGAAACAGATTTATTTCCTGAAGCATACAGACTTAGGAATGGAACGTCATAATATTGCCAATGTTGCATTATGGAGAGGTGATATAAAACAGTGGGGCGGTAAGATAGCAGCTTTACCTATGGTGACCGAAGTTCTGCCTCCCCGTTATTTTCCGATTATCCCTACCGGACCAATGATGTATGCGGAAATGAACCATTGGGAGGATATGTCTGAAGCAGTAGAAGAACCTATAACTGTTGGCATAATGCCTGCAATGAAGGATTTCTTTGATTTTTATGATTTGAAATTAATTGAAGGCGAACTGCTCTCAGAAAAGAATGCTCCCAATGATATTGTAATTGATGAAAATACACTTCGGATATTTGGTTGGAACCAAGGAGTAGGAAAGACTTTGGGATATGAGAAGGATGGCAAAATTCTTCATTCATATAGAGTGGTAGGAGTTGTCCGGAATTTCTGTTATCAACCGCCTACAAGTATTCCGGGATGTATCGCTTTACAACAACCTCAAGCACAAAATTATCTGCTGTTTCGTGCCAGTATTTTGTTTAAATTTGAGGAAGGTTCCTGGCGCGAATGCCGGAAAGCGATTGAGGCCATGCATAAAGAAGATTTTCCGAATGCCTATTTACGATTGTTTAATGAGGAGGAAGAATATGATAAGTATCTCCGTTCGGAAAGTGCTTTAATGAAGCTGTTGACTTTCGTATCATTAGTTTGTATTCTGATCTCTTTGTTCGGAATATTCTCATTGGTTACATTATCTTGTGAACAACGTCGTAAGGAGATTGCCATACGTAGAGTCAACGGAGCACAGGTATATCATATTCTTCATCTATTTTTCCGTGAGTATTTATTGTTGCTGGCAACAGCTGTTATAATAGCTTTTCCTGTCGGATACGTTTTAATGAAACAATGGATTGATCGGTATGTAAGGCAAACGCCGATTGAGGTATGGATATATGTAGCTATATTTGGAATTATAGGATTTTTTATCTTACTATGTATAGGCTGCCAAGTATGGAAAGCTGTTTTGCAGAATCCGGCAGAAGTAATTAAGAATGAATAA
- a CDS encoding ABC transporter ATP-binding protein has product MIKTINLQKIFKTEEVETWALNNVSIEVKQGEFVAIMGPSGCGKSTLLNILGLLDNPTGGEYYLNGMEVSKYTESQRTNLRKGVIGFVFQSFNLIDELNVYENIELPLLYMGISASERKKRVETAMERMAITHRSKHFPQQLSGGQQQRVAIARAVVANPKLILADEPTGNLDSKNGKEVMGLLSELNKEGTTIVMVTHSQHDAGYADRVINLFDGQVVTEVSM; this is encoded by the coding sequence ATGATTAAAACAATTAATTTACAGAAGATTTTCAAGACAGAAGAAGTGGAAACTTGGGCATTGAATAATGTCAGTATTGAAGTGAAACAAGGTGAGTTTGTTGCTATTATGGGACCTTCCGGCTGTGGAAAGTCAACGTTACTTAATATTCTGGGACTGTTGGACAATCCGACAGGAGGAGAGTATTATCTGAATGGAATGGAAGTTTCGAAGTACACGGAATCGCAGCGTACAAATCTCCGTAAAGGAGTCATTGGTTTTGTATTTCAGAGTTTCAATCTGATAGATGAACTGAACGTATATGAAAACATTGAATTACCTCTGCTCTATATGGGTATCTCAGCTTCCGAACGTAAAAAGAGAGTGGAGACTGCCATGGAACGAATGGCTATTACTCATCGTAGCAAACATTTCCCCCAACAATTGTCAGGTGGTCAGCAGCAACGTGTCGCTATCGCCCGTGCAGTAGTTGCCAACCCTAAATTGATCCTTGCCGATGAGCCTACCGGTAATCTGGACTCAAAGAATGGTAAAGAAGTAATGGGGCTATTGAGCGAATTGAATAAGGAAGGAACAACGATTGTAATGGTAACGCACTCCCAGCATGACGCCGGTTACGCTGATCGCGTCATCAATCTGTTCGACGGACAAGTAGTAACTGAAGTCAGCATGTAA
- a CDS encoding lipocalin-like domain-containing protein: protein MKKKMLATTLLTGLLAACSGNSASVTGVWIEPIPGMEDQVQGIKLEEGGIASSVNMATLVYKNWKQEGDQLILAGNSIGNGQTIEFIDTMKIKKITADSLVLDNRGMEIRYAKQK, encoded by the coding sequence ATGAAAAAGAAAATGTTGGCAACAACTTTGTTGACAGGGCTATTGGCTGCATGTAGTGGAAACTCTGCTTCCGTCACAGGAGTATGGATTGAGCCTATCCCAGGAATGGAAGACCAAGTGCAGGGTATTAAACTGGAAGAAGGTGGTATTGCATCTTCCGTTAATATGGCTACATTAGTTTATAAAAATTGGAAGCAGGAAGGTGATCAACTGATTCTGGCAGGAAACAGTATTGGCAATGGGCAGACAATTGAGTTTATAGATACAATGAAGATAAAAAAAATAACGGCTGACTCGTTAGTTTTGGATAATCGGGGAATGGAGATTCGCTATGCGAAACAGAAATGA
- the spt gene encoding serine palmitoyltransferase — protein sequence MGLLQEKLAKYDLPQKFMAQGVYPYFREIEGKQGTEVEMGGHEVLMFGSNAYTGLTGDERVIEAGIQAMHKYGSGCAGSRFLNGTLDLHVQLEKELAAFVGKDEALCFSTGFTVNSGVIPALTDRNDYIICDDRDHASIVDGRRLSFSQQLKYKHNDMADLEKQLQKCNPDSVKLIIVDGVFSMEGDLANLPEIVRLKHKYNATIMVDEAHGLGVFGKQGRGVCDHFGLTHEIDLIMGTFSKSLASIGGFIAADSSIINWLRHNARTYIFSASNTPAATASALEALHIIQNEPERLEALWEATNYALKRFREAGFEIGATESPIIPLYVRDTDKTFMVTKLAFDEGVFINPVIPPACAPQDTLVRVALMATHTKEQIDRAVEKLVKAFKALDIL from the coding sequence ATGGGATTATTACAAGAGAAGTTAGCTAAGTACGACCTGCCACAAAAGTTTATGGCACAGGGCGTTTACCCATATTTCCGTGAGATTGAAGGAAAACAGGGTACAGAAGTAGAAATGGGCGGACACGAAGTGTTGATGTTCGGTTCCAACGCATACACTGGCCTTACGGGAGATGAAAGAGTTATTGAAGCAGGTATACAAGCCATGCACAAGTATGGTTCCGGTTGTGCCGGTTCACGTTTTTTGAACGGTACGCTTGATCTGCATGTCCAACTGGAGAAAGAACTGGCCGCCTTTGTAGGTAAAGATGAAGCGCTTTGTTTCTCAACTGGTTTCACAGTTAATTCCGGAGTTATTCCTGCATTGACAGACCGCAATGATTATATCATTTGTGATGATCGTGACCACGCTTCGATCGTAGACGGTCGTCGTCTTTCCTTCTCCCAGCAATTAAAATATAAGCACAATGATATGGCTGATTTGGAAAAGCAACTGCAAAAGTGCAATCCAGATTCAGTAAAACTGATTATCGTTGACGGCGTATTCTCCATGGAAGGCGATTTGGCAAACTTACCTGAAATTGTACGTTTGAAACATAAGTACAATGCTACTATCATGGTAGATGAAGCTCATGGTTTAGGTGTATTCGGAAAGCAGGGACGCGGTGTTTGTGACCACTTCGGATTAACTCATGAGATTGATCTGATTATGGGTACTTTCAGCAAGTCTTTGGCTTCTATCGGTGGTTTTATCGCTGCTGACTCTTCTATCATCAACTGGTTGCGTCACAATGCTCGCACATATATATTTAGTGCATCCAATACTCCGGCTGCTACTGCATCTGCTTTAGAAGCTCTTCATATCATTCAGAATGAGCCGGAAAGACTCGAAGCTCTGTGGGAAGCTACCAACTATGCTTTGAAACGTTTCCGTGAGGCAGGTTTCGAAATCGGTGCTACCGAATCACCTATCATTCCTCTTTATGTACGTGATACAGACAAGACTTTCATGGTTACTAAACTGGCTTTCGATGAAGGGGTATTCATAAATCCGGTTATTCCACCCGCATGTGCTCCACAAGACACATTGGTGCGTGTGGCATTAATGGCTACTCATACAAAAGAGCAGATTGACCGTGCTGTTGAGAAGTTAGTAAAAGCATTCAAGGCTTTGGATATTTTGTAA
- a CDS encoding ABC transporter permease yields MKNQLSAIKALFRFRIYTIINIIGLAISVAATLIIVRYIHQEVTVDHFCKDLDQLYILTAQRSNGHISIIDNTDRNNDPNFIDPMKNPEVEKYSYCISFKDDYIIVDDHRFQANVLVTDSFFLQLMDYPVISGIKTIQRPDDAIITRKYAKHLFKDENPLGKQLVSSAGYTLTIRGIVDEPDTKSSLQFDLITPVNQGKYMDWSRMGFCITRLVKGTELAKFNEKISKPQSLICFSHSPIQFRLFPLKELYFNKVVSSASGFFLRGNKEHVIVLSVVACMLLLVGIFNFINIYTVIILKRAREFGVKKVYGANGIQVFSQIYAENLCMVATSMLIIWMLIEVTAGLFATVYSIPVKPDLKFDLLLSLIILFGLPLITSIYPFLRYNYSSPITSLRSVSVGGHSIVSRAFFLFVQYIITFCLIVVSLYFVRQLYTMLHADLGYRAKDIISCQFLSHETQNRRYASDEEWQKEHDLEQHKEQVIKQKMNACPLFVTWSYGEIPINLEPYINLEADNGEKHKVALMNADKEYMDMFGLKLKEGREWNDKDQFAQYKMIINETAKKLFQIKNIEEASLQPESRLWWSMGIDEGKNPPFEIVGVIEDFRTGHLAKGDAPLAILYDKGDNPTNPLIATIVEGKRKEAVDFLKELHDEVLGQGEFDYSFVEDEVKKLYDEDKRATQIYVTFAGLAICISCLGLFGLSLYDIRQRYREIALRKVNGATGKQVALLLVRKYLYILGAAFAVAIPLAYYIIHDYTKDFTVKAPVGVDIFITGFILTLIISLGTLLWQVRRAVRINPALIMKSE; encoded by the coding sequence ATGAAGAACCAGTTATCAGCTATCAAGGCCCTGTTTCGTTTTAGAATTTATACGATAATAAATATTATAGGGCTTGCGATTAGTGTAGCGGCAACATTAATAATCGTACGTTATATTCATCAGGAAGTGACCGTAGACCACTTTTGCAAGGATCTGGATCAATTATATATATTGACAGCTCAAAGAAGTAACGGTCATATTTCAATAATTGACAATACGGACAGGAATAATGATCCTAATTTTATTGATCCGATGAAGAATCCGGAAGTAGAAAAGTATTCATATTGCATTTCTTTTAAGGATGATTATATCATAGTTGATGATCACCGTTTTCAAGCCAATGTTTTAGTGACCGATAGTTTCTTTCTACAACTAATGGATTATCCTGTCATTTCAGGCATTAAGACTATTCAACGTCCGGATGATGCGATCATTACCCGAAAATATGCTAAACATCTTTTTAAGGATGAAAACCCGCTTGGAAAGCAACTTGTTTCTTCCGCAGGCTATACACTTACTATACGGGGAATTGTAGATGAACCGGATACCAAATCCTCTTTGCAGTTTGATTTGATAACTCCTGTGAATCAGGGAAAATATATGGATTGGAGCCGAATGGGATTTTGTATAACACGTTTGGTTAAGGGTACGGAGTTGGCTAAGTTTAATGAAAAAATCTCTAAACCACAGTCATTGATTTGTTTTAGTCATTCACCTATACAATTCAGGCTTTTTCCATTGAAAGAGCTATATTTTAATAAGGTGGTAAGCTCTGCATCCGGTTTCTTCTTAAGAGGGAATAAAGAACATGTTATTGTGTTGTCTGTTGTAGCATGTATGCTGTTGCTGGTCGGAATTTTCAATTTTATCAATATCTACACGGTTATTATACTGAAGCGGGCGCGTGAGTTTGGAGTTAAAAAGGTGTATGGTGCGAATGGTATTCAAGTATTTTCCCAAATATATGCAGAAAATCTATGTATGGTTGCTACTTCAATGCTGATTATATGGATGCTGATAGAGGTTACAGCAGGGTTATTCGCAACTGTATATTCAATACCCGTGAAACCGGATCTAAAGTTTGATTTACTACTGTCTCTTATTATATTATTCGGGTTACCGTTAATTACGTCTATCTATCCCTTTTTAAGATACAATTACTCTTCACCTATCACCTCATTGCGTTCAGTCAGTGTCGGGGGACATTCCATTGTGTCTCGTGCATTTTTTCTATTCGTTCAATATATCATCACTTTCTGTTTAATTGTGGTTTCCTTGTATTTTGTGCGCCAGTTATATACTATGCTTCATGCTGATTTGGGTTATCGGGCAAAGGATATTATATCTTGCCAATTCCTGTCACACGAGACACAAAACAGGAGGTATGCAAGTGATGAAGAATGGCAGAAAGAGCACGATTTGGAACAGCACAAAGAACAAGTTATTAAGCAGAAAATGAATGCGTGTCCTTTGTTCGTTACATGGAGCTATGGTGAAATTCCTATAAATCTGGAACCTTACATTAACTTGGAAGCGGATAACGGAGAAAAACATAAAGTAGCCCTTATGAATGCCGATAAAGAGTATATGGATATGTTCGGATTGAAACTGAAAGAAGGGAGGGAGTGGAACGACAAAGATCAGTTTGCCCAGTATAAAATGATTATCAACGAAACAGCTAAGAAGTTATTTCAAATAAAGAATATAGAGGAGGCTTCATTACAGCCGGAATCACGTTTGTGGTGGAGTATGGGAATAGATGAAGGGAAAAATCCTCCTTTCGAGATAGTAGGAGTAATAGAGGATTTTCGGACAGGACATTTGGCGAAAGGAGATGCTCCTTTAGCTATATTATATGATAAAGGAGATAATCCTACTAACCCTTTGATAGCGACAATTGTGGAAGGAAAGCGTAAAGAAGCGGTTGATTTTCTGAAAGAGTTGCATGATGAAGTGTTGGGACAGGGAGAATTTGATTACTCGTTTGTGGAAGATGAAGTGAAAAAGTTGTATGATGAAGATAAAAGAGCCACTCAGATCTATGTCACTTTTGCCGGACTGGCTATCTGCATATCCTGTCTCGGCCTGTTCGGTCTGTCGTTGTATGATATTCGCCAGAGATATCGGGAGATAGCCTTGCGCAAGGTAAATGGCGCTACAGGCAAACAAGTGGCCTTATTGCTGGTACGGAAGTATCTATATATACTGGGGGCGGCATTTGCAGTTGCTATTCCTTTGGCCTATTATATCATTCATGATTATACCAAGGACTTTACAGTGAAAGCTCCAGTCGGAGTCGATATATTTATAACAGGTTTTATTCTTACATTAATAATCTCTTTAGGAACATTGTTATGGCAGGTTCGTAGGGCTGTCCGCATCAATCCGGCATTGATAATGAAGAGTGAATAA
- a CDS encoding diacylglycerol/lipid kinase family protein, which produces MNERMKKIIFVVNPISGTQSKELILSLLNEKIDKARYSWEVVYTERAGHAVEIAAKAAEEKADIVVAIGGDGTINEIARSLVHTDTALGIIPCGSGNGLARHLHIPMEPKKALEVLNEGCMDVIDYGKINGTDFFCTCGVGFDAFVSLKFAHAGKRGLLTYLEKTLQESLKYQPETYELKTENGVTKYKAFLIACGNASQYGNNAYIAPQATLTDGLLDVTILEPFTVLDVPSLAFQLFNKTIDQNSRIKTFRCRRLCIRRTAPGVVHFDGDPMETDADVNIELIQRGLRVVVPQAAEKDAANVLQRAQEYMNGIKLMNEAIVDNITDRNKKILKKLTKKG; this is translated from the coding sequence ATGAACGAAAGAATGAAGAAAATAATATTCGTCGTCAATCCTATTTCGGGTACACAAAGTAAGGAATTGATTCTTAGCTTGCTGAATGAAAAAATAGACAAGGCGAGATACTCTTGGGAAGTAGTGTATACAGAGAGAGCCGGTCATGCAGTAGAAATAGCCGCGAAAGCTGCCGAGGAAAAGGCAGATATAGTAGTAGCTATCGGAGGAGACGGAACGATCAATGAGATAGCTCGTTCGTTGGTGCATACGGATACCGCTTTGGGAATCATTCCTTGTGGCTCGGGCAATGGACTTGCACGGCACCTGCATATACCCATGGAACCGAAGAAAGCATTGGAAGTGCTTAATGAAGGTTGCATGGACGTAATAGATTATGGCAAGATTAACGGAACAGATTTTTTCTGTACCTGCGGAGTCGGCTTCGATGCTTTTGTTAGCTTGAAGTTTGCGCATGCCGGCAAACGTGGGTTATTGACTTATCTGGAAAAGACATTGCAGGAAAGTCTTAAATATCAGCCAGAAACTTATGAACTGAAAACGGAAAATGGAGTAACCAAATACAAAGCTTTTCTTATTGCATGCGGTAACGCTTCGCAGTATGGAAACAATGCATATATCGCTCCGCAAGCTACACTGACAGATGGATTGCTGGATGTGACCATTCTCGAACCGTTTACCGTTTTAGATGTTCCTTCACTCGCTTTTCAGTTATTCAATAAGACTATTGATCAGAATAGCCGTATCAAAACATTCCGTTGTAGACGATTGTGTATTCGTAGAACCGCTCCGGGTGTGGTACATTTCGACGGTGATCCTATGGAAACGGATGCTGATGTGAATATTGAATTGATTCAGAGAGGTTTGCGTGTGGTAGTGCCACAAGCAGCAGAAAAAGATGCGGCAAATGTGCTTCAAAGAGCACAGGAGTACA
- a CDS encoding ABC transporter permease, whose translation MITHYLKVAFRNLVKYKTQTLISIIGLSVGFTCFALSVLWIRYEMTYDNFHEGADRIYLAGDKFDLQGDGFSYYSSSLLADYIMKNCPEVEKACHIIQKNIIPIEYEKNVYQTQQLRVDSNFVSIFNIIVLEGSNRMRLENNQIAITDKIAKQIFGTESPIGKQLIFPNTNNTKMTIVAVVKSWEGHSLYPFDILLPYEDQDPHWGSQRSHTLFRIYPNSDINALEKRLAKYEVQQDSYKQLMSTPIALLSTLRSTHPREDVNVKLNHIRLFAWIGALVIICGLCNYLTMLVTRIRMRKRELALRKVNGASNGSLLSLLLWELVLLLIVSSGLGLMIIELILPGFRSLSQIAEDTSFYYSETLMYILLLILITISLAAILIRYVSKQSLLDSIKHKSNLHLSGWFYKGSVSFQLFVSIGLVFCTMVMMKQLDYLLNSKELGLNRHNIGVIASGYGFEGVPFKEILEQMPDVIECLYGFYTPIPKMSFYSYEVREWEGQADKEQRIKLEKETINQDYANFFQVEVLEGNMLDEKDGKEAVLINEAAAKAFGWDHPIGKKIHLNEKCIVKGVIKNIYYNAPIHPVTPAIFFLPDNKQKSESRGHLIFKFKEGTWKNVSQKLREEAYKVNPNAELRLINMEEKYDEYMKSENSLNMLLSIVSFICIAIAVFGIFSLVTLSCEQRRKEIAIRKVNGASIGTILNLFFKEYLLLLIIASCIAFPLGYVIMKHWLESYVKQTPISLWIYGGIFIVMLLIIFLSIIWRVWKAARQNPAEVIKSE comes from the coding sequence ATGATTACACATTATTTAAAAGTAGCTTTTCGTAACTTAGTAAAATACAAAACGCAGACACTTATCAGCATAATTGGATTATCGGTTGGTTTTACTTGCTTTGCGCTTTCCGTATTATGGATTCGTTATGAAATGACGTATGATAATTTTCATGAAGGAGCAGACCGTATTTATCTGGCAGGTGATAAATTTGATTTGCAAGGAGACGGATTCTCTTATTATTCGTCAAGTTTGTTGGCTGATTATATAATGAAAAACTGTCCGGAAGTAGAAAAGGCTTGCCATATAATACAAAAAAACATAATACCCATTGAATATGAGAAAAATGTATATCAGACACAACAATTAAGAGTTGATTCAAACTTTGTCTCAATCTTTAATATTATTGTATTAGAAGGAAGCAACCGTATGAGATTAGAGAATAACCAGATTGCTATTACTGATAAAATTGCTAAGCAAATATTTGGAACTGAATCTCCGATAGGTAAGCAATTGATATTTCCTAATACAAATAATACAAAGATGACAATAGTTGCAGTGGTAAAATCATGGGAAGGTCATTCTTTATATCCTTTTGATATATTATTACCTTATGAGGATCAAGATCCACATTGGGGGAGTCAACGAAGCCATACACTTTTCCGTATTTACCCTAATAGTGATATAAATGCATTGGAGAAAAGATTGGCTAAATATGAAGTGCAACAAGACTCATATAAACAGTTAATGTCTACTCCTATTGCTTTATTATCTACCTTACGAAGTACACATCCGAGAGAAGATGTTAATGTCAAATTGAATCACATTCGTCTTTTTGCCTGGATTGGAGCTTTGGTTATTATTTGTGGATTATGTAACTATTTAACAATGCTTGTTACTCGTATTCGAATGCGAAAACGTGAATTGGCATTACGGAAAGTAAATGGAGCTTCTAATGGTAGTTTGCTGTCATTGCTTCTTTGGGAATTGGTATTGTTACTCATTGTATCATCGGGATTAGGACTTATGATAATAGAACTCATTTTACCGGGCTTTAGATCTCTATCACAAATAGCCGAGGATACTTCATTCTATTATAGTGAAACGCTTATGTATATATTATTATTAATATTGATAACTATAAGTCTGGCAGCCATACTTATCCGATATGTCAGCAAGCAGTCTTTGCTTGATAGTATTAAACATAAATCAAATCTTCATCTTTCCGGTTGGTTTTATAAAGGAAGTGTTTCCTTTCAATTATTTGTTAGTATTGGTTTGGTGTTTTGTACTATGGTGATGATGAAACAGCTGGATTATCTATTGAATTCAAAAGAACTTGGGTTGAATAGACATAATATAGGAGTTATAGCTTCCGGTTATGGATTTGAAGGTGTTCCTTTTAAAGAAATTCTGGAACAAATGCCTGATGTTATAGAATGTTTATATGGCTTTTATACTCCTATTCCTAAAATGTCATTTTATAGTTATGAAGTGAGGGAATGGGAAGGACAGGCGGACAAAGAACAACGTATCAAGTTAGAGAAGGAAACCATCAATCAGGATTATGCTAATTTTTTCCAAGTTGAAGTTTTGGAAGGTAATATGTTGGATGAAAAAGACGGGAAAGAGGCGGTCCTTATAAATGAAGCTGCGGCAAAGGCTTTTGGTTGGGATCATCCTATTGGAAAGAAGATACACCTGAACGAAAAATGTATAGTAAAAGGGGTTATTAAAAATATTTATTATAATGCCCCGATACATCCGGTTACTCCAGCTATATTCTTCTTGCCGGACAACAAGCAAAAAAGTGAAAGTAGAGGTCATTTGATTTTTAAGTTTAAAGAGGGTACCTGGAAAAATGTTTCTCAAAAATTGAGAGAAGAAGCTTATAAAGTTAATCCGAATGCAGAATTACGTTTGATTAATATGGAGGAGAAATACGATGAGTACATGAAATCGGAAAATTCTTTAAATATGCTATTGAGTATTGTTTCCTTTATATGTATAGCAATTGCCGTATTCGGCATCTTTTCTTTAGTTACTTTATCGTGCGAGCAACGTCGTAAAGAGATTGCTATTCGTAAAGTCAATGGTGCCAGTATAGGAACAATTCTGAATTTATTCTTTAAAGAATATCTGCTTTTGCTTATCATTGCATCATGTATCGCTTTTCCATTAGGATACGTCATTATGAAACATTGGCTTGAAAGTTATGTAAAACAGACTCCGATAAGTCTTTGGATATATGGAGGAATATTTATTGTAATGCTTCTTATCATTTTCCTGAGCATTATTTGGAGAGTATGGAAAGCAGCCCGGCAGAATCCGGCAGAGGTGATTAAAAGTGAGTAA